One genomic region from Vespa crabro chromosome 16, iyVesCrab1.2, whole genome shotgun sequence encodes:
- the LOC124429863 gene encoding syntaxin-5 has product MPARRRYVGYESENDFVITNSNSERRNIDTKQQYYDETRNVGGLEEKHFEQRDISPSPPITMTARDRTNEFINAIRTMQDKTVVRTTNQHNPRRARQMQSYSNFMMVAKSIGKNIANTYTKLEKLALLAKKKSIFNDRQMEIEELTNIIKTDLKSLNHQIGKLQDIGKIQRESFSSTQGNHIASHSSSIVMALQSKLANMSNHFKSVLEVRSENMREEQTRRQQFSQGSVSTMLPPSVVSGRQGSLLLQEQESNSSVAIDLEPAMSQLSMQQVLQDDTDTYVQSRAETMQNIESTIVELGGIFQQLAHMVKEQEEMVERIDSNIEETELNVEAAHVEILRYFQSVTNNRWLMIKIFAVLIFFFIFFVVFLA; this is encoded by the exons ATGCCCGCACGTAGACGATACGTTGGTTACGAGTCAGAAAATGATTTTGTGATTACAAACTCAAACAGTGAACGGCGAAATATTGACACGAAACAACAATATTACGATGAAACTCGTAATGTCGGTGGTTTAGAGGAAAAACATTTTGAGCAACGTGATatatcaccatcaccaccaatAACTATGACGGCACGCGATAGAactaatgaatttattaatgcTATAAGAACAATGCAGGATAAAACAGTCGTTAGAACGACTAATCAGCATAATCCAAGAAGGGCTAGACAAATGCAAAGTTATTCCAATTTTATGATGGTCGCTAAGAGTATCGGAAAGAACATTGCAAACACTTATACCAAATTGGAGAAACTTGCTCTAT TGGCCAAAAAGAAATCTATATTCAACGACAGACAAATGGAAATCGaagaattaacaaatattataaagacgGATTTAAAAAGTTTGAATCATCAAATAGGCAAGTTACAAGATATAGGAAAAATTCAACGAGAAAGTTTCTCCTCTACTCAAGGGAATCATATTGCTTCTCACTCTTCATCTATAGTGATGGCCCTACAATCAAAACTTGCAAATATGTCCAATCATTTTAAAAGTGTTCTGGAAGTTCGTTCTGAG AATATGAGAGAGGAACAAACAAGAAGACAACAATTTTCACAAGGATCTGTATCCACCATGTTACCTCCCAGCGTAGTTTCCGGGAGACAAGGTTCCTTGTTACTTCAAGAACAAGAATCTAATTCTTCGGTTGCAATAGACCTTGAACCAGCAATGAGTCAATTGTCAATGCAACAAGTTTTACAAGACGATACG gatACATATGTGCAGTCACGTGCAGAGACCATGCAGAATATAGAATCGACAATAGTCGAACTGGGTGGTATTTTCCAGCAACTGGCTCATATGGTTAAAGAACAGGAGGAGATGGTAGAAag aaTAGATAGCAATATAGAAGAGACTGAATTAAATGTGGAAGCTGCGCATGTTGAAATATTAAGATATTTCCAATCGGTGACAAATAATAGATGGTTGATGATTAAGATATTTGCTGtcctcatatttttctttatcttttttgtagTATTTTTGGCATAa